The following coding sequences are from one Diospyros lotus cultivar Yz01 chromosome 7, ASM1463336v1, whole genome shotgun sequence window:
- the LOC127806733 gene encoding auxin response factor 19-like isoform X1: MPANGAGAAPTTSTANPGEGGERRSINPELWQACAGPLVNLPAAGTHVVYFPQGHSEQVAASMKKDVDAQIPNYPNLPSKLLCLLHNVKLHADPETDEVYAQMTLQPVPSFDKESLLRSDLSMKANKPQPEFFCKTLTASDTSTHGGFSVPRRAAEKTFPSLDFKMQPPAQELTARDLHDTAWTFRHIYRGQPKRHLLTTGWSLFVSGKRLFAGDSVLFIRDEKQQLLLGIRRANRQPTNLSSSVLSSDSMHIGILAAAAHAAANNSPFTVFYNPRASPSEFVIPLAKYYKAVCSNQISLGMRFRMLFETEESGTRRYMGTITGINDLDPVRWKNSQWRNLQVGWDESTVGEKRNRVSIWEIEPVTAPFFICPTPPFFRPKRTRQPGMPDDESSDLENLFKRTMPWFGDDMYMKDPQSLPGLSFVQWMNMQQNPSLGSSLQPNYLQSLSGSVLQNLASTDLTRQLPLPAAQIPQQNNLQFNTQKPNQQAQLDQLQKLPASTLNPLGSIIQQQQQLTDITQQQKQSLINQTLPSTQVQAQLLQSQALVQHQNILPLQPSIHNHQLHGNLSQSNLQQHQQQQHQQPVLGQNQQQSLMSSQLPDQVNQQLQMSESQIQLQLLQKLQQQQQALLAQQSTLQQPTQILHVHDQQRQLLDASQSFSRSATSSQMLNMPQATTTSLPQTQLIPQQMTKTNGQANVRFSNLPQQLKLHQQQQPSVLPELPGPVGHTPTSNQLSTTGSSLLTGAAGGGQSGITDDVPSCSTSPSTNNCPNFMPPVMNARNQQSMIIGEEMVQSSAALLNPSGLETMPANVNSIKDLQQKSDIKPPLNISKSQNHGFLAPQTYLNAAGAQMDYLDTSSSATSVCLSQNDVTLQQNTNSMPFNQQAVLFRDTSQDGEVHGDPRNGVPFGANIDNQMGMPMISDPMLTKGMPGSGKDFSGNLSPGGGMLSSYGNPKDAQPELSSSMVSQSFGVPDMAFNSLDSTINDSSFLNRGPWAPPPPPQFQRMRTYTKVYKRGAVGRSIDIARYSGYEELKQDLARRFGIEGQLEDRHRVGWKLVYVDHESDVLLVGDDPWEEFVNCVRCIKILSPQEVQAMSLDGDLAANNVLSNQACSSSDGGNV; the protein is encoded by the exons ATGCCGGCGAACGGCGCCGGAGCGGCTCCGACGACGTCCACCGCCAATCCAGGCGAAG GAGGGGAGAGGAGGAGCATCAATCCGGAGCTATGGCAAGCTTGCGCCGGCCCTCTGGTAAACTTGCCCGCGGCCGGAACCCACGTCGTCTACTTCCCTCAAGGCCACAGCGAACAG GTTGCAGCATCCATGAAGAAGGATGTGGATGCTCAAATCCCGAACTATCCGAATCTCCCATCGAAGCTACTATGCCTCCTCCATAATGTGAAACTACAT GCGGATCCAGAGACAGATGAAGTCTATGCTCAGATGACGCTTCAACCAGTTCCCTCG TTTGACAAGGAGTCATTGTTGAGATCAGATCTTTCGATGAAGGCAAATAAACCACAGCCTGAATTTTTCTGTAAAACATTGACGGCGAGTGATACAAGCACTCATGGAGGTTTCTCTGTACCTCGTCGCGCTGCAGAGAAAACTTTCCCCTCTCTT GATTTCAAAATGCAACCACCTGCTCAAGAACTCACGGCAAGGGATCTGCATGATACTGCATGGACTTTTCGCCATATTTATCGAG GGCAACCAAAACGCCATTTACTCACTACGGGGTGGAGCCTATTTGTTAGTGGAAAGAGGCTTTTCGCAGGTGACTCGGTCTTGTTCATTAGGGATGAAAAGCAGCAGCTTCTTTTAGGCATTAGACGGGCTAACAGGCAACCTACCAATCTGTCATCCTCGGTGTTGTCaagtgatagcatgcatatcGGCATTCTAGCCGCAGCAGCACACGCAGCTGCAAACAATAGTCCCTTCACCGTCTTCTATAATCCAAG AGCAAGTCCATCAGAATTTGTTATCCCTCTAGCCAAGTACTACAAGGCGGTATGCAGCAACCAAATATCTCTTGGCATGCGTTTCAGGATGTTGTTTGAAACTGAAGAGTCGGGAACTAGAAG GTATATGGGCACAATTACAGGTATCAATGACCTAGATCCCGTAAGGTGGAAGAACTCACAATGGCGTAATTTACAG GTTGGCTGGGATGAATCAACTGTCGGGGAGAAGCGTAACCGGGTCTCAATTTGGGAGATTGAACCCGTGACAGCCCCATTTTTCATCTGCCCGACTCCTCCATTCTTTAGACCAAAGCGTACGCGACAACCGGGAATGCCAG ATGATGAATCTTCGGATCTAGAGAACCTATTCAAGAGGACAATGCCCTGGTTTGGTGATGATATGTACATGAAGGATCCCCAGTCTCTCCCTGGCCTAAGTTTTGTCCAGTGGATGAACATGCAACAAAATCCTTCACTTGGTAGTTCATTACAGCCTAATTACTTGCAGTCTTTATCTGGATCGGTTCTGCAGAATCTTGCCAGCACAGATCTAACCCGTCAGCTGCCCTTGCCGGCTGCCCAAATTCCTCAGCAGAACAACTTACAGTTCAATACCCAGAAGCCAAACCAGCAAGCACAGCTTGATCAGCTTCAAAAGCTACCGGCCTCCACGTTGAATCCGTTAGGTTCCATCatacagcagcagcagcagttgACGGATATCACTCAACAACAGAAACAAAGTTTGATTAATCAAACTTTACCCTCAACTCAAGTTCAGGCCCAACTTCTGCAGTCACAGGCTCTTGTCCAACATCAGAATATACTTCCGCTGCAACCGTCAATTCATAACCATCAGCTTCACGGAAATCTCTCTCAGAGTAATCTGCAGCAGCATCAGCAACAGCAACATCAGCAACCGGTTCTTGGTCAGAACCAACAGCAGAGCTTAATGTCATCACAACTGCCTGATCAAGTAAACCAACAGTTGCAGATGTCTGAGAGCCAAATCCAGCTTCAACTTTTACAGAAGCTGCAGCAGCAACAGCAAGCACTCTTAGCACAGCAGTCTACCCTGCAACAGCCTACCCAAATTCTGCATGTGCATGATCAGCAAAGGCAGCTTTTAGATGCGTCTCAAAGCTTTTCTAGGTCTGCAACATCCAGTCAAATGCTGAACATGCCTCAAGCAACAACCACTTCACTCCCTCAGACGCAGCTTATCCCGCAGCAGATGACAAAGACTAATGGCCAAGCAAATGTTCGGTTTTCTAATCTACCCCAGCAACTGAAGCTTCATCAACAGCAGCAACCCAGTGTCCTGCCAGAATTGCCCGGCCCTGTTGGACATACACCAACAAGCAATCAGCTCTCAACAACTGGCAGCAGTTTGCTGACTGGAGCCGCTGGTGGAGGGCAATCTGGAATAACCGATGATGTTCCATCTTGCTCGACTTCACCTTCCACAAACAACTGTCCAAACTTCATGCCACCAGTTATGAATGCTAGGAACCAGCAAAGTATGATCATTGGGGAGGAAATGGTTCAATCTTCTGCTGCACTCTTGAATCCCAGTGGTCTAGAAACCATGCCTGCTAATGTTAACTCAATTAAAGATTTGCAGCAGAAATCTGATATCAAGCCTCCACTGAACATTTCTAAGAGTCAAAACCACGGATTCTTGGCCCCACAAACCTATCTAAATGCTGCTGGAGCCCAGATGGATTACTTGGACACTTCATCTTCGGCAACTTCAGTTTGTCTTTCTCAAAATGATGTGACTTTACAGCAGAACACCAACTCAATGCCTTTCAACCAACAAGCAGTACTGTTCCGAGACACAAGCCAAGATGGGGAGGTTCATGGTGATCCAAGGAACGGTGTTCCCTTTGGAGCAAACATTGACAACCAGATGGGAATGCCCATGATTTCTGACCCTATGCTTACAAAGGGAATGCCAGGCTCGGGGAAGGATTTCTCAGGTAATTTGTCTCCAGGAGGTGGCATGCTTTCCAGCTATGGAAATCCCAAAGATGCACAACCTGAACTTTCATCATCAATGGTCTCTCAGTCATTCGGAGTTCCAGATATGGCTTTCAATTCACTTGATTCCACAATAAATGATAGCAGCTTCTTGAATAGGGGACCCTGGGCACCGCCACCGCCCCCACAGTTTCAGCGGATGCGAACATACACAAAG GTGTACAAGCGAGGGGCTGTTGGGAGATCAATTGATATTGCCCGTTATTCTGGTTACGAGGAACTTAAACAAGATCTAGCTCGTAGATTTGGTATAGAGGGGCAGCTGGAGGACCGACACAGAGTTGGCTGGAAACTTGTTTACGTGGATCATGAAAGTGATGTCTTGCTAGTTGGTGATGACCCTTGGGA GGAGTTTGTAAATTGTGTCCGGTGCATCAAAATCCTCTCCCCACAAGAAGTCCAGGCGATGAGCTTGGATGGAGATTTAGCAGCAAACAATGTTCTTTCCAATCAAGCTTGCAGCAGCTCTGATGGTGGAAATGTGTGA
- the LOC127806733 gene encoding auxin response factor 19-like isoform X2, which produces MKKDVDAQIPNYPNLPSKLLCLLHNVKLHADPETDEVYAQMTLQPVPSFDKESLLRSDLSMKANKPQPEFFCKTLTASDTSTHGGFSVPRRAAEKTFPSLDFKMQPPAQELTARDLHDTAWTFRHIYRGQPKRHLLTTGWSLFVSGKRLFAGDSVLFIRDEKQQLLLGIRRANRQPTNLSSSVLSSDSMHIGILAAAAHAAANNSPFTVFYNPRASPSEFVIPLAKYYKAVCSNQISLGMRFRMLFETEESGTRRYMGTITGINDLDPVRWKNSQWRNLQVGWDESTVGEKRNRVSIWEIEPVTAPFFICPTPPFFRPKRTRQPGMPDDESSDLENLFKRTMPWFGDDMYMKDPQSLPGLSFVQWMNMQQNPSLGSSLQPNYLQSLSGSVLQNLASTDLTRQLPLPAAQIPQQNNLQFNTQKPNQQAQLDQLQKLPASTLNPLGSIIQQQQQLTDITQQQKQSLINQTLPSTQVQAQLLQSQALVQHQNILPLQPSIHNHQLHGNLSQSNLQQHQQQQHQQPVLGQNQQQSLMSSQLPDQVNQQLQMSESQIQLQLLQKLQQQQQALLAQQSTLQQPTQILHVHDQQRQLLDASQSFSRSATSSQMLNMPQATTTSLPQTQLIPQQMTKTNGQANVRFSNLPQQLKLHQQQQPSVLPELPGPVGHTPTSNQLSTTGSSLLTGAAGGGQSGITDDVPSCSTSPSTNNCPNFMPPVMNARNQQSMIIGEEMVQSSAALLNPSGLETMPANVNSIKDLQQKSDIKPPLNISKSQNHGFLAPQTYLNAAGAQMDYLDTSSSATSVCLSQNDVTLQQNTNSMPFNQQAVLFRDTSQDGEVHGDPRNGVPFGANIDNQMGMPMISDPMLTKGMPGSGKDFSGNLSPGGGMLSSYGNPKDAQPELSSSMVSQSFGVPDMAFNSLDSTINDSSFLNRGPWAPPPPPQFQRMRTYTKVYKRGAVGRSIDIARYSGYEELKQDLARRFGIEGQLEDRHRVGWKLVYVDHESDVLLVGDDPWEEFVNCVRCIKILSPQEVQAMSLDGDLAANNVLSNQACSSSDGGNV; this is translated from the exons ATGAAGAAGGATGTGGATGCTCAAATCCCGAACTATCCGAATCTCCCATCGAAGCTACTATGCCTCCTCCATAATGTGAAACTACAT GCGGATCCAGAGACAGATGAAGTCTATGCTCAGATGACGCTTCAACCAGTTCCCTCG TTTGACAAGGAGTCATTGTTGAGATCAGATCTTTCGATGAAGGCAAATAAACCACAGCCTGAATTTTTCTGTAAAACATTGACGGCGAGTGATACAAGCACTCATGGAGGTTTCTCTGTACCTCGTCGCGCTGCAGAGAAAACTTTCCCCTCTCTT GATTTCAAAATGCAACCACCTGCTCAAGAACTCACGGCAAGGGATCTGCATGATACTGCATGGACTTTTCGCCATATTTATCGAG GGCAACCAAAACGCCATTTACTCACTACGGGGTGGAGCCTATTTGTTAGTGGAAAGAGGCTTTTCGCAGGTGACTCGGTCTTGTTCATTAGGGATGAAAAGCAGCAGCTTCTTTTAGGCATTAGACGGGCTAACAGGCAACCTACCAATCTGTCATCCTCGGTGTTGTCaagtgatagcatgcatatcGGCATTCTAGCCGCAGCAGCACACGCAGCTGCAAACAATAGTCCCTTCACCGTCTTCTATAATCCAAG AGCAAGTCCATCAGAATTTGTTATCCCTCTAGCCAAGTACTACAAGGCGGTATGCAGCAACCAAATATCTCTTGGCATGCGTTTCAGGATGTTGTTTGAAACTGAAGAGTCGGGAACTAGAAG GTATATGGGCACAATTACAGGTATCAATGACCTAGATCCCGTAAGGTGGAAGAACTCACAATGGCGTAATTTACAG GTTGGCTGGGATGAATCAACTGTCGGGGAGAAGCGTAACCGGGTCTCAATTTGGGAGATTGAACCCGTGACAGCCCCATTTTTCATCTGCCCGACTCCTCCATTCTTTAGACCAAAGCGTACGCGACAACCGGGAATGCCAG ATGATGAATCTTCGGATCTAGAGAACCTATTCAAGAGGACAATGCCCTGGTTTGGTGATGATATGTACATGAAGGATCCCCAGTCTCTCCCTGGCCTAAGTTTTGTCCAGTGGATGAACATGCAACAAAATCCTTCACTTGGTAGTTCATTACAGCCTAATTACTTGCAGTCTTTATCTGGATCGGTTCTGCAGAATCTTGCCAGCACAGATCTAACCCGTCAGCTGCCCTTGCCGGCTGCCCAAATTCCTCAGCAGAACAACTTACAGTTCAATACCCAGAAGCCAAACCAGCAAGCACAGCTTGATCAGCTTCAAAAGCTACCGGCCTCCACGTTGAATCCGTTAGGTTCCATCatacagcagcagcagcagttgACGGATATCACTCAACAACAGAAACAAAGTTTGATTAATCAAACTTTACCCTCAACTCAAGTTCAGGCCCAACTTCTGCAGTCACAGGCTCTTGTCCAACATCAGAATATACTTCCGCTGCAACCGTCAATTCATAACCATCAGCTTCACGGAAATCTCTCTCAGAGTAATCTGCAGCAGCATCAGCAACAGCAACATCAGCAACCGGTTCTTGGTCAGAACCAACAGCAGAGCTTAATGTCATCACAACTGCCTGATCAAGTAAACCAACAGTTGCAGATGTCTGAGAGCCAAATCCAGCTTCAACTTTTACAGAAGCTGCAGCAGCAACAGCAAGCACTCTTAGCACAGCAGTCTACCCTGCAACAGCCTACCCAAATTCTGCATGTGCATGATCAGCAAAGGCAGCTTTTAGATGCGTCTCAAAGCTTTTCTAGGTCTGCAACATCCAGTCAAATGCTGAACATGCCTCAAGCAACAACCACTTCACTCCCTCAGACGCAGCTTATCCCGCAGCAGATGACAAAGACTAATGGCCAAGCAAATGTTCGGTTTTCTAATCTACCCCAGCAACTGAAGCTTCATCAACAGCAGCAACCCAGTGTCCTGCCAGAATTGCCCGGCCCTGTTGGACATACACCAACAAGCAATCAGCTCTCAACAACTGGCAGCAGTTTGCTGACTGGAGCCGCTGGTGGAGGGCAATCTGGAATAACCGATGATGTTCCATCTTGCTCGACTTCACCTTCCACAAACAACTGTCCAAACTTCATGCCACCAGTTATGAATGCTAGGAACCAGCAAAGTATGATCATTGGGGAGGAAATGGTTCAATCTTCTGCTGCACTCTTGAATCCCAGTGGTCTAGAAACCATGCCTGCTAATGTTAACTCAATTAAAGATTTGCAGCAGAAATCTGATATCAAGCCTCCACTGAACATTTCTAAGAGTCAAAACCACGGATTCTTGGCCCCACAAACCTATCTAAATGCTGCTGGAGCCCAGATGGATTACTTGGACACTTCATCTTCGGCAACTTCAGTTTGTCTTTCTCAAAATGATGTGACTTTACAGCAGAACACCAACTCAATGCCTTTCAACCAACAAGCAGTACTGTTCCGAGACACAAGCCAAGATGGGGAGGTTCATGGTGATCCAAGGAACGGTGTTCCCTTTGGAGCAAACATTGACAACCAGATGGGAATGCCCATGATTTCTGACCCTATGCTTACAAAGGGAATGCCAGGCTCGGGGAAGGATTTCTCAGGTAATTTGTCTCCAGGAGGTGGCATGCTTTCCAGCTATGGAAATCCCAAAGATGCACAACCTGAACTTTCATCATCAATGGTCTCTCAGTCATTCGGAGTTCCAGATATGGCTTTCAATTCACTTGATTCCACAATAAATGATAGCAGCTTCTTGAATAGGGGACCCTGGGCACCGCCACCGCCCCCACAGTTTCAGCGGATGCGAACATACACAAAG GTGTACAAGCGAGGGGCTGTTGGGAGATCAATTGATATTGCCCGTTATTCTGGTTACGAGGAACTTAAACAAGATCTAGCTCGTAGATTTGGTATAGAGGGGCAGCTGGAGGACCGACACAGAGTTGGCTGGAAACTTGTTTACGTGGATCATGAAAGTGATGTCTTGCTAGTTGGTGATGACCCTTGGGA GGAGTTTGTAAATTGTGTCCGGTGCATCAAAATCCTCTCCCCACAAGAAGTCCAGGCGATGAGCTTGGATGGAGATTTAGCAGCAAACAATGTTCTTTCCAATCAAGCTTGCAGCAGCTCTGATGGTGGAAATGTGTGA